Proteins encoded by one window of Effusibacillus pohliae DSM 22757:
- the serS gene encoding serine--tRNA ligase has product MLDARLLRNEPDKVREALRKRGESPEAVDQFLQLDARRRELLAETESLKAKRNSVSQEVAKLKKAGQDAESLILEMREVGDRIKQLDDELREVEEKVDFLLLTIPNIPHESVPVGASEDDNVEVKKWGELPRFDFEPKPHWEIATELGILDFESAAKVTGARFVFYKGLGARLERALINFMLDIHTQEHGYTEVLPPFIVNRASMTGTGNLPKFEEDAFKLVDTDYFLVPTAEVPVTNLHREEILQAADLPRYYVAYSPCFRSEAGSAGRDTRGLIRMHQFNKVEMVKFTLPETSYEEWMKLVNDAETILQRLNLPYRVMDMCTADLGFGAAKKYDLEVWLPAANQYREISSCSNFEDFQARRANIRFRREPKAKPEFVHTINGSGLAVGRTVAAILENYQQPDGSVLIPEALVPYMGGVTRIG; this is encoded by the coding sequence ATGTTGGATGCACGTCTGTTGCGTAACGAACCGGACAAGGTTCGGGAAGCGCTGCGAAAAAGGGGTGAGTCGCCGGAAGCGGTCGACCAGTTCCTGCAGTTGGACGCGCGCCGGCGGGAACTGCTGGCGGAGACAGAGTCGCTGAAAGCGAAACGAAACAGCGTCTCGCAAGAGGTGGCGAAACTGAAAAAAGCGGGCCAGGACGCGGAGTCGCTCATCCTTGAAATGAGGGAAGTCGGAGACCGGATCAAGCAGCTGGATGACGAGTTGCGGGAAGTCGAGGAAAAAGTCGATTTTCTGCTGCTGACGATTCCCAATATCCCACATGAAAGCGTGCCGGTCGGGGCATCGGAAGACGACAACGTGGAAGTGAAAAAATGGGGCGAACTCCCGCGGTTTGATTTTGAACCGAAGCCCCATTGGGAGATTGCAACCGAGCTTGGCATTCTCGATTTTGAGTCGGCTGCCAAAGTGACGGGCGCCCGGTTTGTGTTCTACAAAGGCCTCGGTGCCCGCTTGGAACGGGCGCTGATCAATTTTATGCTCGATATCCATACGCAGGAGCATGGCTATACGGAAGTGCTCCCGCCGTTTATCGTCAACCGGGCGAGCATGACGGGAACGGGCAACCTGCCGAAATTTGAAGAGGATGCGTTCAAGCTGGTGGATACCGACTATTTCTTGGTGCCGACGGCGGAAGTGCCGGTGACCAATCTGCACCGGGAGGAAATTTTGCAGGCGGCCGATCTGCCCCGCTACTACGTCGCTTACTCACCCTGTTTCCGGTCTGAGGCGGGGTCAGCGGGACGCGATACGCGCGGCCTGATTCGGATGCATCAGTTTAACAAAGTCGAGATGGTGAAATTTACGCTGCCGGAAACGTCGTATGAGGAATGGATGAAGCTGGTCAATGATGCGGAAACGATCCTGCAGCGGTTGAACCTGCCGTACCGCGTGATGGATATGTGCACGGCCGATCTGGGATTTGGCGCTGCCAAGAAGTACGATCTGGAAGTGTGGCTGCCGGCTGCCAATCAGTACAGGGAGATTTCGAGCTGTTCGAACTTTGAAGATTTCCAGGCGCGCCGGGCGAATATCCGGTTCCGCCGCGAACCGAAGGCAAAACCGGAATTTGTGCACACGATCAACGGTTCCGGGCTGGCCGTCGGCAGAACGGTGGCGGCGATTCTGGAAAATTACCAGCAGCCGGACGGCAGCGTGTTGATTCCGGAAGCGCTTGTGCCTTACATGGGTGGTGTGACCCGGATTGGATGA
- the pdxS gene encoding pyridoxal 5'-phosphate synthase lyase subunit PdxS, with amino-acid sequence MEVGTSRVKRGMAEMQKGGVIMDVVNAEQAKIAEEAGAVAVMALERVPADIRAAGGVARMADPTIIEEVMNAVSIPVMAKARIGHFVEAKVLEALGVDYIDESEVLTPADDKFHINKKEFTVPFVCGARDLGEALRRIAEGASMIRTKGEPGTGNIVEAVKHMRTVQAQIRKVQNMSEDELVFEAKSLGAPYELLLEVKKLGRLPVVNFAAGGVATPADAALMMHLGADGVFVGSGIFKSENPEKYAKAIVQATTHYQDYGLIAELSKNLGVAMRGIELSTLAENERMAERGW; translated from the coding sequence ATGGAAGTAGGGACTTCTCGAGTCAAACGCGGGATGGCGGAGATGCAAAAGGGCGGCGTGATCATGGACGTGGTCAACGCCGAACAGGCGAAGATCGCTGAAGAGGCGGGCGCGGTTGCCGTGATGGCGCTGGAGCGCGTGCCTGCGGATATTCGCGCGGCAGGCGGGGTTGCCCGCATGGCTGACCCGACGATCATAGAAGAAGTGATGAACGCGGTTTCGATACCGGTGATGGCAAAAGCGCGGATCGGGCATTTTGTTGAGGCGAAAGTGCTGGAAGCGCTCGGGGTCGATTACATCGACGAGTCGGAAGTGCTGACGCCGGCTGACGACAAGTTCCATATCAACAAAAAAGAATTCACCGTTCCGTTCGTGTGCGGCGCCCGCGATTTGGGGGAAGCGCTGCGGCGCATCGCGGAAGGCGCTTCGATGATCCGTACGAAAGGCGAGCCGGGTACCGGCAACATCGTGGAAGCGGTCAAGCACATGCGCACCGTGCAGGCGCAGATCCGCAAGGTACAGAACATGTCGGAAGACGAGCTCGTGTTCGAAGCGAAAAGCCTGGGCGCGCCGTATGAGCTGCTGCTGGAAGTGAAAAAGCTGGGCCGGCTGCCGGTCGTCAATTTTGCTGCTGGCGGTGTGGCTACTCCGGCGGACGCCGCATTGATGATGCACCTGGGTGCGGACGGCGTGTTTGTCGGCTCTGGTATCTTCAAATCGGAAAATCCCGAAAAATACGCAAAAGCGATCGTGCAGGCGACCACGCATTATCAAGACTATGGACTGATCGCCGAACTGTCCAAAAACCTGGGTGTCGCGATGAGAGGCATCGAGCTGTCGACCCTCGCCGAGAACGAGCGGATGGCAGAACGCGGCTGGTAG
- the pdxT gene encoding pyridoxal 5'-phosphate synthase glutaminase subunit PdxT: protein MKIGVLALQGAVTEHINSLQQAGADQVVPVKRKEELEGLDGLVLPGGESTTIGKLMNQYGLMEPIRQMAQAGTPMFGTCAGLILLANRIHGQDWAHLGVMDILVNRNSFGRQRESFETDLEVKGIEGELYRAVFIRAPHIMETGDGVEVLATYQDRIVAARQGHLLAAAFHPELTNDVRFHKYFLDMVRESA, encoded by the coding sequence ATGAAAATCGGTGTGTTGGCCCTGCAAGGCGCAGTTACGGAACATATCAACAGTTTGCAACAGGCCGGTGCCGATCAGGTGGTTCCCGTCAAGCGGAAGGAAGAATTGGAAGGGCTGGACGGGTTGGTGCTGCCCGGCGGGGAAAGCACGACGATCGGAAAATTGATGAACCAGTATGGGCTGATGGAACCGATTCGGCAGATGGCGCAGGCGGGAACTCCGATGTTTGGCACCTGCGCCGGGCTGATTCTCTTGGCGAACCGGATTCATGGCCAGGATTGGGCTCATTTGGGCGTGATGGACATTCTGGTCAACCGCAATTCGTTCGGCCGGCAGCGGGAAAGTTTCGAGACCGATCTAGAGGTGAAAGGGATCGAAGGGGAGCTGTACCGGGCCGTCTTTATCCGGGCGCCGCATATCATGGAAACGGGTGATGGCGTCGAGGTGCTAGCCACCTACCAGGATCGGATTGTGGCGGCCAGACAGGGCCATTTGCTGGCGGCCGCTTTTCATCCGGAATTGACGAACGATGTACGGTTTCACAAGTATTTTCTCGATATGGTGCGTGAATCCGCTTGA
- a CDS encoding glycoside hydrolase family 15 protein: protein MNKLYQHSVQLLLQTQAPNGAFPASTVFTVYRYCWLRDGTFIAHALDKSGEHAAAGRFFQWVDMAIRKHLAKLNQLFLKHQNGEPIGKDDFLHTRFTLDGDEGTEEWGNFQLDGYGAYLWGVAEHIRLTGDDSFLMKVHRSIEETIRYLTTFWHVPNHDCWEEFGDRVHPSTLAAVFGGLQAIYRYVPVVQIPRTLSAIREALQEHGVQNGRFVKSFGNPSIDANLLWLSVPYKVVPPNGHIMVRTVEEIEHRLVTGGVHRYPEDSFYGGGAWVLLTAWLGWYYAEAGNLQRAKELLAWVEAQADDQGNLPEQVQESLFFPEKYQEWVDRWGEPAKPLLWSHAMYLILAKRLQELAG from the coding sequence TTGAACAAACTCTATCAACACAGCGTCCAGCTGCTTTTGCAAACACAGGCTCCGAACGGAGCCTTTCCTGCATCTACGGTATTTACCGTCTACCGGTATTGTTGGCTGCGGGATGGCACATTCATCGCCCACGCGCTCGACAAATCGGGTGAGCATGCGGCGGCCGGCCGATTTTTTCAGTGGGTGGACATGGCGATCCGCAAGCACCTGGCGAAGTTGAACCAGCTTTTTCTGAAACATCAGAACGGTGAGCCGATTGGGAAAGACGATTTCCTGCATACGCGCTTCACATTGGATGGGGACGAGGGTACGGAAGAATGGGGCAATTTTCAACTGGACGGGTATGGCGCCTACCTGTGGGGGGTGGCGGAACACATCCGTCTGACGGGTGATGACTCGTTTTTGATGAAGGTGCATCGCAGTATCGAGGAGACGATCCGTTACCTGACGACCTTTTGGCATGTCCCAAACCATGACTGCTGGGAAGAGTTCGGGGACCGCGTTCATCCAAGTACGCTGGCGGCGGTTTTTGGCGGTTTGCAGGCGATCTACCGGTATGTGCCGGTTGTACAGATTCCCAGGACGCTGAGCGCCATCCGGGAAGCGCTGCAGGAACACGGCGTACAAAACGGGCGGTTCGTCAAGTCGTTCGGAAATCCCAGCATCGACGCCAACCTATTGTGGTTGTCCGTACCTTACAAAGTCGTGCCGCCCAACGGGCATATAATGGTCAGGACGGTGGAAGAGATCGAACACCGGCTGGTCACCGGCGGCGTGCACCGCTATCCGGAAGATTCGTTTTACGGCGGCGGCGCCTGGGTGCTGTTGACCGCTTGGTTGGGCTGGTACTACGCGGAAGCCGGCAACCTGCAGCGGGCGAAGGAACTGCTGGCGTGGGTGGAAGCGCAGGCGGACGATCAGGGCAACTTGCCGGAACAGGTGCAGGAAAGCCTGTTTTTTCCCGAAAAATATCAGGAATGGGTGGACCGTTGGGGAGAACCGGCCAAACCGCTGCTCTGGTCGCACGCGATGTATCTCATTCTGGCGAAACGGCTGCAGGAGCTGGCCGGTTGA